From the genome of Canis aureus isolate CA01 chromosome 29, VMU_Caureus_v.1.0, whole genome shotgun sequence:
TAGTAAGGGCCGTCATCCGTAAGATGTACTTTGATTCttatgaataagaaagaaaacacacagccCGTCACACCACGAGGCACGGTGTTCACCGGCAGCCCTTGGAAAGCCCCGCGTGTGCCACAGCAGCTTCCTGGCACTTGGAGTTCCTCACCCGTCCCGAGAGACGTGGCCGCTTCTCCTGCCTTTGCGTGGCTGGCTGCGGCCGCCTCCGCCCTTGGGGGACACTCCCCTTCTGAAGGCTCGTAAAGCACGTGCTGCTTGTTTTGGAAGAAACCGACGCGTGGCCCCGAGGCCAATCTCCCAGTGACGAACCTTTGCTCCCCTGACCCTGGATCTGGGTTTTGTTACCTGGTGCACATTAGCTGCCCGGCTCTGGTATTGTTCTGCACACTCAGACTCCTTTCATTTCGACGCAGAGTCACGGCGACTCCCGGTCAAGACGGTCTGACAAAGGTGAAGTCCCACCCACGTGGTCCCTACAAGGTGGACGATCCTGAGGAGGTACAGAGGGCTCAGGGAACCCCTGACTGCAAGGCTACACTTTGAGAGACGCTGGAAGGTGAAAGCGTGCGTGTTAGGACGCACAAGCGACGTGCACGTCTGCGAGGGGTGGTGCACCGCACGGTGCCTTTCCCGTAGTGGGTCGTGGTGAAAAGCGTCGGGAAGCACCAACCTGTGGACCGCTCCCCTGGGGAACCCCAGGCTCCCTCCCGCACGCAGGGCTCCACACCTCCGCGGGCTGGAGGCCGAGTCCCACGCACGGTCCCCCGAGGTCAGCCAGGCCCACGCCACCCAGGGGGCTGCGCAGGCTGACGGTGGCCCCCGGGGTGCCAAGCCCGGGCGGGGCGGAGCCTTGTGGGGGGGCCACGTGGACTTCACGGCGGCACCTCCTTGGCCGTCTGCGTCCCACGTCGTCCTGACCGTGGCTGGACGGAAGGCGGGTGCTGCGTGCTCAAGCGATGCCCGAGAAGCACGCCGTCCGCGCACCTGTTCTCTCAGCAGGTGGGAGGTATCCACGGAGCATCTCCACCTGCAGGGCTGGCACCAGATAAGAGGGCAGCACTGGgcatggggggagggagaagcccaGAGGGAAGCAGCCGTTTCTGGAAGGTTCTCCCAGGCATGGACTAACGAGAGCGAAAGCGTCACAGGGCTGAAGGCACCAGTGAGTGGAGGTCATTTCCAGAGAGATACTGGGGTGGAAGCAATGCTGTGCCCAGAGGGGAGGGAACGTACTAGGACCAGCTGACCGCCCAGCCACCCGTCAGCCGCCAGGAGCTCTCAGAGGCCCtggcgccccgcccgccccctccctgccccgctGCGCCTCCCCCTGAGTAGCGGAGGGTCGTGGCAAGGGTTCGGGTACCTCTGCAGCAGTAGGGATGGCTGTGAGGCTGACCAGCCCCCGGTCCTCTCTCCTTCGTCCCCGCACTCCCCGCAACTCGCACACGGTGAGTTGACCCCTCGGGAGGCTCACAGGTCTGGGCCAGCGGTGCCCCGGGTGCCCTGCCGCGGGCTGTGGGAGCCACCGTCATCTCAGGCACAGACACAGCCGGCTTAACTTTGGTCCTCAAGCCTCGACGTTCTTTGAACCGAACACACGGCTTCTCCTGGGGACGCACAGCACCGGCAGAGCTttatttcccccttcccctggtTGGCAGTGGCAAATCCTCCCGTCCCCCGGCATCTCGCGCGTGCCCGCAGCCTGCATGTTGCAGCTTCAAGAAGGGGCTGCGGAGAGCTACGACTCGACTTTGGTAGCGAGGGTTGAGCACACAGCTTTATAATGAGGTTGGAAAGTTTGGGGCTATGCATTTAATGAATTTTGTATTAAGATATAACACAGctgctttcatttgcatttcacaGCGCTATTTAGAACAGATGTTTAATACTTAATGAATTGAATATTTAGATACGGCGATGCATTTGACACCTGCCATTAAAGGAGAAGCTTCAAATGCGCTGAAGTCCTCCTCAAGCAGTGGTTCTGGGGTTTAGGCACTGAAATCTCCAGATGGGCCCAAGGGGAAATGAAGATCTCGAAGGAGACGCCCCCCATCCTGTGCACCCCGGCTTCTTGTGCCGTCCCATCGGCTCCCCGAAGCACCTGCAAGCCACCTCCCTCCCACCGACACGCCACCTCATTCGGGTGAAGCATGGGGTGAGTTTTCCTCTCCAACAGATCGTTCTAGAAAGGCATCCATCCCTTGCCGACCGATTCAGGAAGTTAAAACACAGTTGGGCTCTCCAACGGCCCCCTGTGTGTTATGGTGTCGACTGAGCTCCGTGGAACACGGTGGTGGCTTGTCGTGGTTTCTTCTATAAGTAGATGCACCTTAAGaatcatttattcaaatattaatgCCTCTTAGGGGAGACGTCGGGCTGACTAGAAAACATTATTATGGTGAAGTTCTCCCAGAGCAAGTCAACAAAACCAGTGAGCATCCCCCACATGTAGCACATGTGATGAAAACACGAAGAGTGTTCCCCTGCTGTTCCCGAGTCtcctcgggggtggggggcgcacaGACCTgccccctgagccccccacccctgcctggggGGCCGCTGCTCCCTACCCGGTGCCCGTGGAGACCAAAGCCAGCCTGGGCCCAGCTGGGCAGCAGGATGGGCTCCGCCTTCCCGGGGAGGCGGCTGCTGGCTTCGGTGGGGCCCGTGTGAGGCTGGAAGGAGCCTCGCCAGCTGAGCGGCCACCTGGGTGGCAGGCGGAGGGTCGGGGTGGGAACCCCGTGGAGGGCAGTGTCCGCCGACAGCCCTCTGCCGGGAAGGTGTCTGGCCTGCACTTCTGGACACAGGAAGCTGGCGCCTCGGGCCAGTCTCTCCAgcccctccctgtgcctcagttggGGGATGTGTCAGAGGCCTGTGCAGGGTCCCACGGGTGGTCCCACGGGTGGTCCCACGGCACCGGGCATAGAGGAAGCACGAGGGAGGCACTTGTCGCTGCCGCAGGAGCAGTCACTGCCCGCTTCGCACTTCCTCTCTCTGgcttcaggttcctcatctgcaCGACTAACAGCAACAGTAGGAGCAGCAGCCTCATAAACAAGGTAAATAGGATGCTGGGTCGTGGGGCCGACACCTGGCCCGCGGGGACACTGGGCTTCTGCAGTGGGGCCCCCTCCGCTCGCCGCCCACACCTTCGCACTCACCTGCCGACAAAGAGGCAGGCCAGCTGCCGCCTCAGCTGATAGGCTCATCTGGACGACGGAAATGTGCGTCCCGACCGCCATCGTCAGGCTAGCAGCGCTCGTGACAGGCGCATGGTACGATCCAAAGGAAAGATTTAGACCTAacggggaaaaaaatcagttaaaatcgACATATCCATTAGAAGATTTTAGAACTGGAAACATATTCTTCATGGAGCGAAGGATGACTTCTTAGGTGATGCTAAATCAATAGCTCATACTTGGGAtgaattcattattttgttttatgagaaCTGTCTGGTTCCTAAATTCTCTCCTGTTCCGCCTTTTCAGCAGCGCCCCGGGAAAGCCGCGGACGAGTCCCGGAGACGCCACCAGCATGGTTCCAGCCTGAACGCCCTCGGAAGAGGTGGGAGATGAGTGCAGGGACGTGGTTTCAAACAGGCGCCTCCCCAGCCCAGGGGGCCCTGCCACCAGCCACGTCGCCCCCGACCCCGGTCCTGGGTGTGATGCTGCCCCGGGTGCCCGGGGCTGGGCTCCTTGCTGGCGTCCGCCCCTGCGAGCCTCGGATGCATCGCAGGCCGCGGCCCcttcagcccccccccccgcccccagttgTCACCACGGTGACACACAGGGGCAGCCGTGCCCACGGCCAGGATTTCCCCGGCCTCTGAAATGTCGGGGTGATGTGACCCAGGGCAGCAGAGGGACGCGGCGGGGGCAGCGCCCGGAGGGAGGGGTGGCAGCAGCAGCCCCCAGGGCACAGCGTCCCACCTGGTCTCGGGCCCACCCATGACCGTGCCCCGGATTCGGCGGCTGGGCATGACGATTGCCCTCGCGGGGGAAGCGGAGGTTTTCTTGTGCCGTGCGTGCCGAAGCAACGCTCCCGTTCACACCTGAGGACACAGCACATCACAGGAGGAACGTGAACCGGGGTACACAATAGAGGCCGTGGGAGGGAGCCCTTCCCTGGGAGGTAGAAAATAATTCTCGGGGCAACAGCGCAGGATGCGGCTGAGCGCGTGGGCCCCGGGAGCGCCGCCCTGGGCCGCGTGTGCGCCAGTGTGTGGTCTAGCTGCGGGCCGTGGGAGGTGCCCCTCGGTGGCGGTGCCCCTTGGAGATGGGGCCAGAGTCCCTGCTCCTCGTAGGGCTCGGAGCACGTGGCAGCTGGcggcaggggcagagacacgcCAGCGCCCCCGGCCCAGCGGCCCCTCCGATCCCGCGGCCCTGTCCTGCcagcccctgccccgggccccacTGCCAGCGCTCACCCTGGACGCGCCATCGTCCCCTTCATGTGCTAAACACGACCGAGGTCACCCCTGCAGTGGTGGCACCTGCGGAGCCCTGGGTTTCGGGGAGGACACGCCCCAGGGAAACCTCAAGAAGACCAACCAAAAGTAGGTCAACACAAAATAACCAGGAGAATCTTGGTTGCTCTCTAGGGCTGCCTTGCTCCAAGGCCGCGCCCCCAACCCCGCCCCGACCTCCGCTGACCCTGCTGCGTCAGCACAGTTCGGGGACTCCCAGGAGGGAAGGACGGAGCAGAAGCCACCACCAGGTGTGACGGCAGCGACCGAGTTGGACGCGCCCGGCTCTGTGGCCCCAGCAAGGTGATGGGCGTGCGTGGGCGGGGCGTCCTCACGGCGATGGGCCCGGTGACCCACCTGCACCGCTTCCCCGGCTGCCGTCACCAGTCTCTGCGAACTGACTTCATGTACCTCTGTTTTAAATCAACAGAGACTTTGCtcctcacggttctggaggccagaagtgtgACATCGAGGTGTCCGGGGCGTGTTCCTCGCGGGCTCTGGGGTAGGGTCCGTCCTGCCTCTTGGAGCCTCTGGAGGGGCTGTTGGCCATCCTCGGGGCTCCGCGGCTTGTGGCCACGTCACTCCAGTTGCCGCCTCCTGTGGCATCTGTGTGCCCCTCCACGAGGACACCCGGTGGTATTCAGGGCCCACCCGGGGAATCCAGGACCAACTCGCCTCAAGAACCTTGACTTAGGGTCAGTTATGACCTTTTGCCGTAAAGGTAACAGTCGCATGTTTGCCACGTAAGGTCACACTTGAGCATCTGGAGGTTAGGGTGTGGACACACTTTTGGGGGCCACCATTCTTCCTGTTGCCCACCCCTCGAGTGGGGTGGGGATTGGACAGTGTCATCTGGCTTCTGCTCAGCCACCACGGCCGTCATTGTTCGGCCCCCATGAGGCCAAGCCTCCAAACCGGGGCAGGAAGTCCCGGGGACGTCACTCCTCACTCCACGCCCCACACTGCGCCAGGAGACCCCATTCCTGAACCCCATTCCTGAACCTGGGGCCTGCTAGGCGGCGCTGGTCATGCCAGGAAGGTGCCACCACTGCCCCCTCCACTTCTCAATGCCTCCTGCCTGGGGTACTCACCCGGCCGCCGTGCCTTCTGTCCCCACGGGGCAGCGACTGGCGCACACCCTCGGTGGGACCCAGCATCACCACTCCCTCGCGTCCACGCACACCAGCAGAGCCAGCCCCCTCGGGCTGCACCTGGCCCAGGTGGAGGTGTGGTTTGGGCCACTCTCTGTCCCCGAAGCCACCGTTCTCCGTCACCTCTCGGGTCTCCTGCACGATGGGCGAGCGAGTTCTCGGCTTCCCCCCCAGACACATGCTCACCTGCCTCCAGTCCCCCGATGTCTGGAGCATCTGTGAGATCTGCCCCGCCCCTCAATCCTGTGAGCTCCTGACATCCTGCCCACGAATGGCCCGCCCTGATCTGTGTCTTGCGACCAAAGCCCACCCGGAGCAGTACAATAACCACCATTCCTTTAGCGCTTGAGGTTGAGTAGATTCAtctttgttaagattttatttatttatttggagagcaagtggagggaggggcagagagggagagagaaaatctcaagcaggctccccactgagtgtggagcctgatgcagggctcgatcccccaaccctgggatcatgacctgaatcaaaatcaagagtcggatgtttaaccgaccgagccacccaggcgctccaggtttatttatttatttatttatatttatttatttatttttttggcaacGAAAGAGCCCTGTCAAGATGCCTACATCTAGAATTCCCGGGGATTCTATCCAGTGGATGCCATCCCACTCACTGTGGCCAGTTGGGGAGACAGACACATAAAATGGCCAATGACAAGGCATTTGCACTGCAGCAGCGTAACGGTCCCCATAGTCCCAGGAGGGTCCCCATGGTCCTCAACTCATGGTGAAGACCAGGCACAGGGTCCTAGAAAGGAGCAGCCCCTGCCCAAAGGCGATGTCACGGGTGCGAGCACGGTCCCgcacccccaggcctggccctgccctctgGGTCCCCGTGACCACCCTGAAAGCCCTCTTGACAGTCTTTGCGGAGCCAGGGATCTCCTGAACCTGTCCTGCCTCTGCTCTGGGCTGCACTTTAGGGCTGAACACGCCAGCCAGGTGTTTTCTTCCAAAACAGGAGGAGCAAGAACGAAGCAGGACGGGGGCCCAGATCCCAGGGCTGCCGCACGCACGTCTGTGCAGCTCTGGTCAGCCTCCGGCGGCGGGACGCACAGGACGTGGGGCCATCCCAATCCCAGGGGTCCCGCTCTTACTCCACGGGGCCATCCAGCTGGCACCTGTCATGCTTTCCTTGAagtctcactttttaaaaaaatatattttatttatgtatttgacagagagagagcacaagtaggtagagctgcaggcagggggagagggagaagcagggagcccgatgcggggctcgatccaggaccctgggatcacaacccaagctgaaggctcagagccacccaggggcccctcgaGGTCTCACTTCTAAGGACCCAACACCTACTCGCGACGCAGGCCCAGCTTTGGAAGTAAAAGTCTGTTTTGTCAAAAGTGGACGACTCCGAATCCACGTGAAGTGCTGCTCACGTCCGCGCCAGCCACGTTGGTCCCGCTAAGGCCGCGGCCAAGACCCACGGGCCGGGGTCGTGCTGACGGGGCCGCCTCTGGTTCTCGGCTGCAGGAGCAAGCGGCGCCCCTCCCCGCCTAACCcacctttcacttaccctgtgggcGGACGCGGCGTATGACCAGCCCGTCGCGGGAGTGACAGCATCGATCCGGGCCTCCGGGGTGCCGAGCCCGCCCCGCCGACCCAGGAGAGCGCGTGTTTTCCGGTCGTGCCCGGCGAGTTTGGTGTTTGCCGTGGTTCCCAGCCCGCCCTCGGCCAGCCGGCGGGGGGCACGGAGGTTGCTCACGGCAGCGGACGGCGTCGGGACCCGCAGGCCCTGGGCTAGCGGACGTGGGCCGCGTCCCTGTCCTTCGcgtctcctgcctcctcctcctcgtcaGCCTCCTAAGTAACAATTGCTTATCGCAAAAACTCACgcaaacacagaaataaaacagagtttCAGGTTCAAGGCAAACAcacccccttcccccttcttcctcccacGTCGGTCCGCGCCGGAGCAAACGCCGTTGGCAGGTCCCGTCTGCGCACGTTTCTCGCTTCGGCTGCCCACGCCAGGCTCGACGCGCACACCGCACGAGCCACCAGCAAAAGCGAACGATGCCCTGGCTTGTGCTCTGTTCACAGACGTGCAGCCCTCGCGCCCATCAAGCCTGGAACATTTCATCAACTGCCAGAGAAGCCCGTGGCCTTCGGCTGTCGCCCCTACGCGGCCCCCCACATCCGCCGTCCCTCAGCCAACTCATTTTCGACCACCTTCTCCCTAGAGACTTCCCTGCTCTGGACCTTTCACGTAAGTGGAATCATAACGATATGCGGCcttctgtgcctggcttcttcCACGAAACATCGTATTTTCGAGGTTCCTCCATAGTAGAGTGGGTGTCAGGGCTTCGTTCCTTCCTGTGGCTGAATTACCTCCCATCGTACGGAGACACCGCGGTTGGTCGAGGCGTCATGGGTGTGCAGAGACCCACATTCCTTTATCTGTacatgtgctttattttttttaaatgattttatttatttatttgagagagagcgagtatAAGCAGGGAGacggggtagagggagagggaaaagctgaacaaggagcccaatgcagggcttgatcccaggacccagagatcatgacctgagcccaaggcagatgcttcaccgacggagccccccaggcgcccctgtgcaTAGGCTTTATTTAAATGGGATCCTACATTCCTGCTACTTGCGGATATTGTGCTGCACTGGCACACGCAGGTGAAGCCTGTTCCTCTCCTGGCCCCaaagcacccccctccccccgccacgcATGCACCTTCTTTTCCGTAGCACTCAGATTCCAGCTGGTGGCCTCCGGGCCACATCTGGCCCACCACCGTGTGTCGTTCTGCACGCACCGTGCTCAGCAAGCACGCCGGATCCGCAGCCTGGCTTCTCTGGAAGAGCTCCAGGGCCAGGCGCCTGGCCACGTGGCACCAGGCACTGAGCAGCAGCTCTGAAGGGCCCGCTGCCCGTCACCTCGGTGGTGGCACTCCTGACCGTGTCACCCACCCGCTGCCCTGTGTGGTGCACCGGGCCCCTTATGCACGGGGCTGTCCTCTTGACTGAGATGCTCCTCAACTGTCCCCGTTGCCTGTTAGGCTGAGCCACGTATAACAACTCCCACCCAGATCGAAGTGGCTTAAAGTAACTCACGTTGTCTCTCGCTCACATTGAGTCCTGGTGAACCCGGATCCTCCGGGGGGTCGCAGACCAGTCGGCCTCCTGCATCAGGCGCCCCAGGTCATGGCCCGTGACTCCAGACCTTGGCCCTTGATGCGTTCGCCAGGAAGTGAAACGTGCGGTTACCCTCACACGGCCATGGCAAAGGGCAAAGGGACGTGTTCACATCTGAGCCTGGAACATTTGCCAAATGGCACCCGGGACTCCCTTGGAGCCAGTTGGACCGTGGTGACACCCCAGGACACGCATCTTTGGTGCCTTCTGGTTAGATGCAGCTAGAGTGtcttttattttgcctttctcGCCAGAGCTAAGAAGAAATGTATCACCTTCTATATATGGTATAAAGTTCCTATGtgacctatttttaaaagaaagtaagaaaagaggggtgcccaggtggcttagtcagttaagtgtctgacttcagctcaggtcatgatcctaaggtcctggaattgagccctgctcagcagggagtctgcttctccctctccctctccccgacTCATGATGTTTCACACGtgcgctctcaaataaataaataaaatctttaaaaaataaaaataaaaaagaaagtaaggaaagAGACACGGGAGCTTTAAGATACTCCTTGAATGCTCTGAAGCATCACCGTCCACTGGGCTTATCCTCCTCTCACAGCGCTGACTTGGGAGCCCTCCTTCCTCCAAGGACCCGAGCCCCCCTTCCCAGGTGGTCCCCAGGAGCCATCGCCTGGGCCATGGTTGACTAGAGGGGGAAGGAAGCAATCTAGATGATGCAAACCAGCCCCGGATCCATCTTCTTTCCTGGAATGGAAGCCTGGGAGTTCCAGCGGGGACACAGGCCCCTTGTCACCAGGGTGGTTGGGGCCTAGGCGGCGGGTCTGGGCAGCCTTGATGGTGCCACTGCTGAGTAGGCTGGTCATGGCCAAGCAGCCCCTCCTTGCCTGTCGACCCAGAAACAGACATCGGTGGGGCTGCTGTGGACCAGGGAGGTGGCCCAGCAGGCCGGTGTCTGGATGTCCTGGTCCAGCCCGGGACTGTGGGCCCAGCTCAGCCTCAGGGCCGTTGGTTGGAAAAGAGCATCCATTTCCTGGGGCTGTGTGACCAGGTCCCTCTGACTGGTGACTGCAGTGACAGAGGTGT
Proteins encoded in this window:
- the C29H10orf143 gene encoding uncharacterized protein C10orf143 homolog isoform X2 — encoded protein: MGFLICTTNSNSRSSSLINKQRPGKAADESRRRHQHGSSLNALGRDVQPSRPSSLEHFINCQRSPWPSAVAPTRPPTSAVPQPTHFRPPSP